The Bacteroidales bacterium genome segment AAAAAGAGCAATTGTTATACATGCTGCAAATTATGTAAGTAAAAGTTTTATAAAAAAACACGGCAGATTAGGCAGAAGTTGGGGATGCCCGGCATTACCGCCAAAATTATCCAAAAACATAATAAATACAATAAAAAACGGTAGTGTATTGTTTATTTACGGAAATGATAAAAACTATCTAATTAAGTCTGAATATATGAAAACAAGATATATAAATAACTGATTGGCTGCGGTATAGAATAATAACGTTTCCTATACTAACCATTAAGCGGTTACAACCGCTAAAAGGTAGCTTTGAAAAATTTGCTTTTTAGCGGTTTGTACCGCTTAAAAGCTACTTTCAGTACAAATATCACAGTTATTTTAAACTATAGTCGAAGAAAATTATAATTGGTTGATTAATAGTACAATAAAGCAATCTCTGTTTGTAATTTTAAGTTCAATTATCAACTTACCAATTTTTTTATGGATTTTTAAAAACTTAAACATCTTATGATGTGGAAATAATATACAACTAATTAGTATGTGTCTATAAAGTCAGTGTTTGGTTCAAAATGTTCGAGTTCGAGGCATCCGAAGTGTTTGTAATCAGGAGTCCGTCAGCTGACGGATGACTGATTGTAAACATGAGGATAACAGCTTGTGCCGAACTTGTTTCGGTAAAGAAATCGGACATTATGGACAAACACTAATTAAAAAACCTGTGTAAGATGAAAAAAAATATGTTAAAAATTCAAAAACAATTTATCAGTATTATTTTGTGCTCTCTGTTATTTATCGGGACAACAGCAACAAATGCACAAAATATAAATATGAGATTAACGGAAACTATTGAGATTGATTCCATATCACAAGAAGCAAGTTGTGTATATTACAACGGAAATATTTTAATAATCGGAAAATCAGACGGAACAGTTGAATTTTGGAATTACAAGAAAAATGAAATAATCAAAACTTTTAAAGGACACACAGCGGAAATAACCGCCGTAACATTGAATAAAAACGATACTTATCTTGCAAGTGCAAGTAAAGACAACACTATTAAACTTTGGCGGATTAAAACCGGCGAAGAAGTTTATTCTTTTAACAGAGATAACAGTATTATTGTTTTAATTAAAACTTTGATTTTTAACGATGAATCAAATACTCTTATAAGTATTGATGAATATAATAACATTAATACTTGGAATACTAACGGGTTAATTTATAAATAAAACAACAAAATTGATATTATGAAAATTAAAAAAACATCACAAACAGTTACATTATCGGCATTATTTATAATTGCTGTTACATTAACAGCTTGCAACTTAAATCAAACAGATGATGTTTATGAGTTTTTCAAAAATGCAGAATTACAATACGAAACAGAACAACAAAAAGAAAGCATTATCACTGCTTTAGACGATATTTTAAATTTAAGTTTATTGAAAGAAGAAGAACTGAGAAACAAAAAATACCCAAACTACACAGGAGAGGAAGAACAATGGGATTTGCTGACTTTACTAAACAGATATTTCGTTCCGGCAGACCAAAAGACTACACTCGGAAATAATTTTTATACCAAAATTAAAAGAAAAGAAGTTTACGAACAAATTGCGGAAATACTTGCAGAAATACAAAGCGATGAGCAAGATTATGAAATTATAACAGGAAATAATATAAAATTTGATGTTGGTAATGATGACAACGGAAAACAACAAAAACTTGTAATGTTCACACTTGTTGTTACCAATTTAAGCGATACAGTTCCTGTTCCGGTTCTGTCTATTGAAAATGTATTTAAACACGCAACATTTTTTATTAACAATAAGGAAGTTACAAATCCTGCATCAATGGGCGGATTAGAAGCAATACGTGAAAAAGATGTGTTGCTGAAAGATGAAGGCGATTATTTTACTTGGGGTACATCTGTTAATTATTTAAAAAACGAATACGGAAATACTTTTACCGTTCAATGGAAATATTTAGACAGTTATTCTTCTATATCAACAGTAAACCTCGAAAAAGAAACCATTAAACGACACTAAAATGAAAGAAATAATAAGCCTTATAATGCAAAATGCCTATGAATCGCCGGAGCAATTAGCTGAAGCAGAGGAAGGTTTTAAATTACTTATTAACGGCAATTCTATTTCAGAAATTATGGAATTATTTATGAAAAACAGCACCGAGCAAAGTTTTTTATTAATTGAAAAAGGTATTCTTAAAATGGAGCAAGAAAATATAAATCCGAAACTTATAGGCGACAAACTTCATAATTTATGCGGACTTATAGACCTTGCATTTGAATGTTCTGTTGAGCTTGCCCCTAACCCGTTTGTCAGCTTGGGCGATGCTTTAATTCCTTTAGGAAAAAAGTATCCGCGTTCGCATAAACTTGAAGCTTTTATTAAAGATGATAAAAAATAACATATACAACACAAATCAAGCTTGGTGGGAAAAAGCATATCAAACAAGTCAATATCTCAACCTTTGGGATTTTAAACATCCCTCTCCGGAACTTGCAGCTTTTATTGCAACCGGATTAATCCCTGAAACCGGTAATTGCCTTGATGCAGGATGCGGTTCCGGAAATGAAGCAATTTTTCTTGCACAATGCGGTTATAATGTAACAGGTATAGATTTCAGTAAAAAAGCATTAGAAATTGCAGATAAAAAAGCAAAAATCGAAAATCTTGAAATAAAATGGCTCTCAAAAAACATTACTGATACCGGTTTGAAAAGCGAAACCTTCGATTTTATTAATGACAGAGGATGTTTTCATCATATAAACGAAAATGAAAGACAACAATATGCAGATGAAATGTGCAGACTGTTAAAACCCGGAGGTCGTTTATTAATACGCGGAAGCAGAGACGAAAAATCCGCAGAAAAAGGATTTGTAATCGTAAACCAAAAATGTATTGACCAATTTTTCAATAAAACATTTTTTAAAAGAGGTGCTGTTTTGCCTATTCCCTATATATCAGATACCGGATTATTAGACGCTAATATTGTAGTATTAACAAAAACTCAAACAAACTGAATGATGAAAAAGAAAACACATAAAACATCTGCTTTGTATAAACTTGTATATTCAATAATTACAGGTTTAATTGTAATTTTTATAAATTCATGTTCATCAACAAAAACTTCTCACTTAACCGAAATTCCAATTGAAATCAACAAGAAAGGAATTTACAAAACAACTTTCAAAATTCGTAACTCAACATATATTATTCCGTATATAATTATTGAAGACAATAATGGAAGTAGAGTATTAGGTGAACTTATAAAAGACACATTGTTTCGTGTTTCATTGAAATTGCTAAATTCGGACGGAAAAACAGTATTCAGTCAAGAGTTTAATTATAAAAGTTTAAGGGAAAGTAATATATATGCCCCAAATACAAGTTTGTCTTTCGATATGGATTTTAAAAATCGAATTAAAAAAGGGAATAAGAAATTTGAAGCAATTTTGGAAATTATTCAACCAACAGAATATAACGGAAAATACTCTGCGAAATTTGTAAT includes the following:
- a CDS encoding class I SAM-dependent methyltransferase, whose protein sequence is MIKNNIYNTNQAWWEKAYQTSQYLNLWDFKHPSPELAAFIATGLIPETGNCLDAGCGSGNEAIFLAQCGYNVTGIDFSKKALEIADKKAKIENLEIKWLSKNITDTGLKSETFDFINDRGCFHHINENERQQYADEMCRLLKPGGRLLIRGSRDEKSAEKGFVIVNQKCIDQFFNKTFFKRGAVLPIPYISDTGLLDANIVVLTKTQTN